A stretch of the Elephas maximus indicus isolate mEleMax1 chromosome 3, mEleMax1 primary haplotype, whole genome shotgun sequence genome encodes the following:
- the TENT5C gene encoding terminal nucleotidyltransferase 5C yields the protein MADESSSTRECVPFSVLNWDQVSRLHEVLTEVVPIHGRGNFPTLEITLKDIVQTVRSRLEEAGIKVQDVRLNGSAAGHVLVKDNGLGYKDLDLIFHVALPTEAEFQLVRDVVLCSLLNFLPEGVSKLKISPVTLKEAYVQKLVKVCTDTDRWSLISLSNNNGRNVELKFVDSIRRQFEFSVDSFQIILDSLLFFYDDSNNSISEHFHPTVIGESMYGDFEEAFDHLQNRLIATKNPEEIRGGGLLKYSNLLVRDFRPTDQEEIKTLERYMCSRFFIDFPDILEQQRKLETYLQNHFAEEERSKYDYLMILRRVVNESTVCLMGHERRQTLNLISLLALRVLAEQNIIPNATNVTCYYQPAPYVSDGNFNNYYVAHPPVTYSQPYPTWLPCN from the coding sequence ATGGCAGACGAGAGCAGCAGTACCAGGGAGTGTGTGCCCTTCAGTGTGCTGAACTGGGATCAGGTTAGCCGGCTGCATGAGGTCCTGACTGAGGTTGTCCCAATCCATGGACGAGGCAACTTTCCAACCTTGGAGATAACCCTGAAGGACATTGTTCAGACTGTCCGCAGCCGGCTGGAGGAGGCGGGCATCAAAGTGCAGGATGTGCGGCTGAATGGCTCTGCAGCTGGCCACGTCTTGGTCAAAGACAATGGCTTGGGTTACAAAGACCTGGACCTCATCTTTCATGTGGCCCTTCCAACAGAGGCAGAATTTCAACTGGTTAGAGACGTGGTTCTGTGTTCCCTTCTGAACTTCCTGCCGGAGGGGGTGAGCAAGCTCAAAATCAGTCCAGTCACTCTTAAGGAGGCTTATGTCCAGAAGCTGGTGAAGGTCTGCACGGACACTGACCGCTGGAGCCTGATCTCCCTCTCCAACAACAACGGGAGGAACGTGGAGTTGAAATTCGTCGACTCCATCCGGCGCCAGTTTGAGTTTAGTGTGGACTCTTTTCAAATCATTCTggattctttgctttttttctatGACGACTCCAATAACTCCATTTCTGAGCACTTCCACCCCACAGTGATTGGAGAGAGCATGTATGGGGACTTTGAGGAAGCCTTTGACCACCTGCAGAACAGACTGATTGCCACCAAGAACCCTGAAGAAATTAGGGGCGGGGGACTTCTCAAGTACAGCAACCTCCTTGTGCGGGACTTCAGGcccacagaccaggaagaaatcaAAACTCTAGAGCGTTACATGTGCTCCAGGTTTTTCATCGACTTCCCGGACATCCTTGAACAGCAAAGGAAGCTGGAGACCTACCTTCAAAACCACTTTGcggaagaagagagaagcaagtacgACTACCTCATGATCCTTCGCAGGGTGGTGAATGAGAGCACCGTGTGCCTTATGGGGCACGAACGAAGGCAGACCCTGAACCTCATCTCCCTCCTAGCCTTGCgtgtgctggcagaacaaaacATCATCCCCAACGCCACCAACGTCACCTGTTACTACCAGCCAGCTCCTTATGTCAGTGATGGCAACTTCAACAACTATTATGTTGCCCATCCTCCAGTTACCTACAGCCAGCCTTATCCTACCTGGCTGCCCTGTAACTAA